A stretch of the uncultured Cohaesibacter sp. genome encodes the following:
- a CDS encoding TIGR00730 family Rossman fold protein, whose translation MKSICVFCGASWGRKKEYEQAAILLSKEIVKRGYRVIYGGSSVGLMGVVADAALEAGGEVIGVMPDALMGKEVDHKGLTELHIVDSMHTRKAMMVDLSDGFVSLPGGAGTMDETFEVWTWGMLGWHGKPSALFNVDGYYDHLIKFLDNTVAESFVKQNHRDMLIVEDQAAALLDRMEAYQAPQNVGKWITKEKQT comes from the coding sequence ATGAAAAGCATCTGTGTCTTTTGCGGCGCCAGCTGGGGCCGCAAAAAGGAATATGAACAAGCCGCCATTCTTCTGTCCAAAGAAATCGTCAAACGTGGATATCGCGTCATCTATGGTGGCTCGTCTGTTGGCCTGATGGGCGTTGTCGCCGATGCCGCGCTTGAAGCCGGTGGTGAGGTGATCGGAGTTATGCCAGATGCACTGATGGGCAAGGAGGTCGATCACAAAGGCCTCACCGAGCTGCACATCGTCGATAGCATGCATACCCGCAAGGCCATGATGGTAGACTTGTCCGATGGCTTTGTCTCTCTGCCGGGCGGGGCAGGGACCATGGACGAAACATTCGAGGTCTGGACGTGGGGCATGCTCGGCTGGCACGGGAAACCATCTGCTCTGTTCAATGTTGATGGCTATTACGACCATCTCATCAAGTTTCTGGACAATACCGTCGCAGAGTCCTTCGTCAAACAAAACCATCGCGACATGCTGATTGTTGAAGATCAGGCAGCTGCCTTGCTCGATCGCATGGAAGCCTACCAAGCGCCGCAGAATGTCGGCAAATGGATCACCAAGGAAAAACAGACTTGA
- the scpA gene encoding methylmalonyl-CoA mutase: protein MSKLPNFADVAFKPEGPSAKGSDASWMTPEGIAVKNTYKDEDIASYDFLDSYPGLAPFVRGPYPTMYTQRPWTVRQYAGFSTAEESNAFYRRNLAAGQKGLSIAFDLATHRGYDSDHPRVVGDVGMAGVAIDSIYDMRTLFDGIPLDKMSVSMTMNGAVLPVLALYITAAEEQGVDQKLLAGTIQNDILKEFMVRNTYIYPPAPSMRIISDIFAYTSQNMPKFNSISISGYHMQEAGATADLELAYTIADGLEYIKSGVETGLDVDAFAPRLSFFWAIGMNFFMEVAKMRAGRLVWAKLVKERFNPKNPKSYSLRTHSQTSGWSLTAQDVYNNIGRTAIEAMGATQGHTQSLHTNALDEALALPTDFSARIARNTQLFLQQESGTTNVIDPWGGSNYVEKLTAELVEKVLKHIEEVDELGGMAKAIESGVPKLRIEEASAKTQARIDSGSQTVVGVNKYVPEFDEQIEVLKVENTVVRQQQLEKLARLRAERNQADVDSALTALTNACAAGDGNLLDLSVKAARVKATVGEISDAIEKVVGRHKAEIKSISGVYRKEAAAMSDKIEKIEKLVADFEKNDGRRPRILIAKMGQDGHDRGQKVVASGFADLGFDVDIGPLFQTPEESGRQAVENDVHVVAASSLAAGHLTLVPALKKVLEDEGRGDIMIVAGGVIPPQDYDALYEAGAAAIYAPGTVIADSAIDVIEKLNERLGYK, encoded by the coding sequence GACGCTTCCTGGATGACCCCTGAGGGCATCGCAGTGAAGAACACCTACAAAGATGAAGATATCGCATCTTATGACTTCCTGGACAGCTATCCTGGTCTGGCTCCGTTCGTACGTGGCCCATATCCGACCATGTATACCCAGCGTCCTTGGACTGTTCGTCAGTATGCCGGTTTCTCCACCGCTGAAGAATCCAACGCATTCTACCGTCGTAACCTGGCCGCTGGTCAGAAAGGTCTCTCCATCGCGTTTGACCTTGCAACCCACCGCGGTTACGACTCCGACCACCCACGTGTGGTAGGTGACGTTGGTATGGCTGGTGTGGCCATCGACTCCATCTACGACATGCGCACCCTGTTCGACGGTATTCCGCTCGACAAGATGTCCGTGTCCATGACCATGAACGGCGCCGTTCTTCCAGTTCTGGCTCTGTACATCACCGCAGCCGAAGAGCAGGGCGTAGACCAGAAGTTGCTGGCCGGTACCATTCAGAACGACATTCTGAAAGAGTTCATGGTTCGTAACACCTACATCTACCCACCAGCACCTTCCATGCGCATCATTTCGGACATTTTTGCATATACCTCGCAGAATATGCCGAAATTCAACTCCATCTCGATCTCCGGCTACCACATGCAAGAAGCAGGTGCGACCGCTGACCTCGAGCTGGCATACACCATCGCCGATGGTCTGGAATACATCAAGTCTGGTGTAGAAACCGGCCTCGACGTTGATGCCTTCGCACCACGCCTGTCCTTCTTCTGGGCAATTGGCATGAACTTCTTCATGGAAGTTGCCAAAATGCGCGCTGGTCGTCTGGTTTGGGCGAAACTGGTCAAGGAACGCTTCAATCCGAAGAATCCTAAGTCCTACTCCCTGCGTACGCACTCCCAGACTTCTGGTTGGTCGCTGACCGCTCAGGACGTTTACAACAACATTGGTCGTACCGCGATCGAAGCAATGGGTGCTACCCAGGGCCACACGCAGTCCCTGCACACCAACGCGCTTGACGAAGCACTGGCTCTGCCAACCGACTTCTCTGCTCGTATTGCTCGTAACACCCAGCTGTTCCTGCAGCAGGAAAGCGGCACCACCAACGTGATCGACCCATGGGGTGGCTCCAACTATGTTGAGAAACTGACTGCCGAACTGGTAGAAAAAGTACTTAAGCATATCGAGGAAGTCGACGAACTGGGCGGCATGGCAAAAGCCATCGAATCTGGTGTTCCTAAGCTTCGCATCGAAGAAGCTTCTGCGAAAACTCAGGCTCGTATCGACTCCGGTTCCCAGACCGTTGTTGGCGTGAACAAGTATGTTCCAGAATTTGACGAACAGATCGAAGTTCTGAAAGTGGAAAATACGGTTGTTCGTCAGCAGCAGCTTGAAAAACTCGCGCGCCTGCGCGCCGAGCGTAATCAGGCTGATGTCGACTCCGCTCTGACCGCTCTGACCAACGCATGTGCGGCTGGCGATGGCAACTTGCTTGACCTCTCCGTGAAAGCTGCTCGCGTTAAGGCAACTGTTGGTGAGATCTCCGACGCTATCGAGAAAGTCGTTGGCCGTCACAAAGCAGAGATCAAGTCCATCTCCGGTGTCTACCGTAAAGAGGCTGCTGCGATGTCCGACAAAATCGAGAAAATCGAGAAACTGGTTGCTGACTTCGAGAAAAACGACGGTCGTCGTCCTCGTATCCTCATCGCCAAAATGGGCCAGGACGGCCACGATCGCGGCCAGAAAGTGGTTGCATCCGGCTTTGCTGACCTCGGCTTCGACGTTGATATCGGGCCTCTCTTCCAGACCCCAGAAGAATCTGGCCGTCAGGCAGTTGAAAACGACGTACACGTCGTTGCAGCTTCCTCTCTGGCAGCTGGTCACTTGACCCTGGTTCCTGCTCTGAAGAAAGTGCTCGAAGACGAAGGTCGTGGCGACATCATGATCGTAGCTGGTGGCGTTATCCCTCCACAGGATTACGATGCTCTCTACGAAGCTGGCGCTGCAGCGATCTACGCTCCAGGCACCGTGATTGCAGACTCCGCAATCGACGTGATCGAAAAACTCAACGAACGTCTCGGCTACAAATAA
- a CDS encoding heavy metal-binding domain-containing protein has protein sequence MLITTTNNVEGHQIVDYKGMVNGEAILGANVFKDFFAGIRDIVGGRAGSYESELQRAREIALDEMTDYAQRLGANAVIGVDVDYETVGERGSMLMVAASGTAVVIK, from the coding sequence ATGCTCATCACCACCACCAACAATGTCGAAGGCCACCAGATCGTTGACTATAAAGGCATGGTCAATGGCGAAGCCATTTTGGGTGCCAACGTTTTCAAGGACTTCTTTGCCGGTATCCGCGATATCGTCGGCGGCCGTGCAGGCTCCTATGAAAGCGAATTGCAGCGGGCCCGCGAGATTGCTCTTGATGAAATGACCGACTATGCCCAGCGGCTTGGTGCAAATGCCGTTATCGGTGTAGATGTCGACTATGAAACCGTTGGCGAACGCGGTTCGATGCTGATGGTCGCAGCCTCTGGTACCGCTGTCGTCATCAAGTAA
- a CDS encoding haloacid dehalogenase type II, whose translation MAGQAPCSIFVFDAYGTLFDVHSAVRRHAERLGADAQAFSDLWRLKQLEYSWVHALMEQYVDFWILTERALDFAFSKFPQIDPAIRADLLAAYEKLDAYDEVRGILEQLKGRGNELAILSNGSPAMLASAVERNGLGDLFDHVLSVDGISTFKTKSESYDLVTTAFRCFPSAVSFQSSNRWDVAGASAYGFQTVWINRTGQPDEYRDFSPIAQLKDLTGLLNI comes from the coding sequence ATGGCGGGACAGGCTCCATGCTCCATTTTCGTATTTGACGCCTATGGCACCTTGTTTGACGTCCATTCTGCTGTGCGCAGACATGCAGAGCGGCTTGGTGCGGATGCGCAGGCATTTTCAGACTTATGGCGCTTGAAACAACTCGAATATAGCTGGGTTCATGCCTTGATGGAGCAATATGTTGATTTCTGGATCCTGACAGAGCGTGCCCTCGACTTTGCCTTCAGCAAGTTTCCGCAGATAGATCCCGCCATACGGGCGGACTTGTTGGCGGCCTATGAAAAGCTCGATGCCTATGACGAGGTGCGGGGCATTTTGGAGCAGCTGAAAGGGCGCGGCAATGAGCTGGCGATCCTGTCCAACGGTTCCCCTGCCATGTTGGCATCAGCGGTGGAGCGCAATGGCCTTGGGGATCTGTTTGATCATGTTCTGTCAGTGGACGGGATCAGCACCTTCAAAACAAAGTCGGAAAGCTACGATCTGGTGACAACCGCCTTTCGGTGCTTTCCAAGTGCGGTGTCATTCCAATCGTCAAACCGCTGGGACGTTGCTGGTGCCAGTGCCTATGGCTTCCAGACGGTCTGGATCAACCGCACCGGCCAGCCGGATGAATATCGCGATTTCTCGCCAATCGCTCAATTGAAGGATTTGACAGGGCTTTTGAATATCTAG